The genomic window tctctctctctctctctctctctctctctctctccctccccacccctccctctgccccctcccccactcatgctctcctctctatctcaaatttaaaaaattaaaaatacttttttaaataaaacaatgtggTGTATATGTCATGTATGTGAAGGGGAAGGAGGATCATGTAAGCGAAGCACGACTGGCCACATGTTGTAAATGTTGAAGTGGGGTGATGGCTACAGAGGGATTGGTCTctgcatttatgtttttttttaatttccataataaatttaaaaaataaatcaaaaaattcGGCCAGCCAACATTTTCAAAATAGCCTCCCTAgtgatcaaagaaatgcaaatgaaaatgacaagatACATTTTTCAACCGATCGTATTGGCAAAGGCTAGAAGAACATCAATACTCCCTGCTGGTGAGGATGCGACAAACAGGCGCTCTTCTGCATTCCTGGTTTACTTGGTATGACCTTAGTGTCACCGTACTAGAAAGCATCTTGGCAATATGAATAAAAATCTCTAAATATGTGGAGGCCTTGGCCCTAGGAATTCTACCTCTTGTAATTcatccaaaggaaatgatcaaacaAGGGTACGAGATATCTGgtcaaaaatgtttattacaaGGTAATTATAATagtcaaaattttttaattaacctaAATACACACCAATAAGGACATGGTTTTAAGAATAAGGAAGCGTCACATTGTGGATACATACAGAGCCATTAAGAACTGTAATGCACTCTGGTCCTCCCCATTCACTAGACAGACACATCTTCTGGTGCAGGGCCAGCAGTGTCCCCAAGACACAATGGTGAAGGTCAGAGTAAACGGATTTGGCCGTATCGGATGCCTGGTCACCAGGGCTGCTTTTAACTCTGGAAAAGTAGATATTGTTGCCATCAGTGACCACTTCATTGACCTCAACTACATGGCCTTCATGTTTTGTTATGATTTCACCCATGGCAAATTCCACGGCACAGTCAAGGCTGAGAATGGGACACACATCATTAATGGAAAGCCCATCTCCATCTTCCCAGAGCGATATTCCACCAACATCAAATGGGCTGATGCTGGTGCTAAGTGTGCTGTGGAGTCCACTGGGGTCTCCACCACCATGAAGACTGGAGTTCACCTGACAGGTGGGATGAAGAGGGtcatcctctctgccccttttgctGATGCCCCCATGTCTGTGATGGATGTGAACCGTGAGAAGTATGGCAACTCCTTCAAGATTGTCAGCAACGCCTCCTGCACCACCAACTGCTTGGCCCCTCTGGCCGAGGTCATCTATGACAACTTCAGCATTGTGGGAGGATTCATGACCATAGTCCATGCCATCACCGCCACCCAGAAAATCATGGATGGCCCCTCTGGGGAGCTGCGGCATAATGGCTGCCCAGAATGTCATCCCTGCTTATACTGGCACTGCCCAGGCTGTAGGCAAGGTCATCCCTGATCTGAATGGGAAGTTCACTGCCATGGCCTTCTTTGTCCCCACCTACAATGTGTCAGTCATGGATCTGACCTGCTGCCTGGAGAAAGCTGCCAAACATGATGATATCAAAGAGGTGATGAAGCAGGCATCAGAGGGTCCCCTCAAGGGCATCCTGGGCTACACTGAGGACCAGATTGTCTGCTGCAACTTTAACAGAGACACCTACTCCTCCACCTGTGATGTTGGGGCTGGCATTGCTTTCAATGACCACTTTGTCAGGCTCATTTCCTGGTATGACAATGAATTTGGCTACAGCAACGTTATGGTCCCCAGGGCCTCCAAGGAGTAAGAGCCCCCTGGACCACCAGCCCCAGCgagagcaagaggaagagagaggccctCAGTTGCTGGGGAGTCCTTGCCCAAACTCATCCCCCAACACGCTGATAATCTCCCAACCTCTACAGTTTCCATCCTAGACCCTCTGAAGAAGGGGAGGGACTTGGGGAGACCTACCTTGTCATGTACAGTCAATAAAGTATACTGTACCCAGCCCCCCAAAAAGCTATAatgtaaatgtacatttattaaCATGGAAAGATGTGTCATAGCTATATCAAGGAGGGGGAAAATCAAGCTCCTAAAGCTATGTATAGTAAGatacttttttgttctttaaaaaatagaaggaaaaatggcTAACAATGATTACCTCTTGGTGGTAAAAACATGgattatttttgttgcttttcttttgcttattttttcacttttctaaatGAATTTTGAGTAGTTTTAGCA from Acinonyx jubatus isolate Ajub_Pintada_27869175 chromosome D2, VMU_Ajub_asm_v1.0, whole genome shotgun sequence includes these protein-coding regions:
- the LOC106974111 gene encoding LOW QUALITY PROTEIN: glyceraldehyde-3-phosphate dehydrogenase-like (The sequence of the model RefSeq protein was modified relative to this genomic sequence to represent the inferred CDS: inserted 2 bases in 1 codon); the protein is MVLRIRKRHIVDTYRAIKNCNALWSSPFTRQTHLLVQGQQCPQDTMVKVRVNGFGRIGCLVTRAAFNSGKVDIVAISDHFIDLNYMAFMFCYDFTHGKFHGTVKAENGTHIINGKPISIFPERYSTNIKWADAGAKCAVESTGVSTTMKTGVHLTGGMKRVILSAPFADAPMSVMDVNREKYGNSFKIVSNASCTTNCLAPLAEVIYDNFSIVGGFMTIVHAITATQKIMDGPSGELXGIMAAQNVIPAYTGTAQAVGKVIPDLNGKFTAMAFFVPTYNVSVMDLTCCLEKAAKHDDIKEVMKQASEGPLKGILGYTEDQIVCCNFNRDTYSSTCDVGAGIAFNDHFVRLISWYDNEFGYSNVMVPRASKE